From the genome of Pseudophryne corroboree isolate aPseCor3 chromosome 9, aPseCor3.hap2, whole genome shotgun sequence:
ctcaaacaaaatgtcaacattacaaacaaaacataagcatactgtgctttgtttttttaacataaaaataatataaaaacactatacctgaaatattcgccaacaatccttgccctcacttggctccccctccgtgtaacactcccaccaccgaagtgtcgaacaacccctggctcctcatcaggcaattcctctgcctgaggaagctctacactactccttaccgcgatattatgtagtattgcgcacaggaccactattttacttgccatctccggcgaatacatgatgtcgccaccagtgcggtggagcacacgaaaccgccctttaaggacaccaattgtgcgctccaccagctgcctagtggcagtaagcgcggagttaaatgccatctgtggtcctggcctgggattacggtaaggagtcatgagccagggggtgcaaggatatccacggtctcctgtttgaggaaaaaccttaaattaaaaagagtatattcaaaaatttcatttatttttaagataaaaaatatctacaaactcacccaataaccacatgtctgctcgttgacttgctcttaatctctgccatatccctgattgtctaatgacatatgcatcatgtgaacttccagtaaacttggcattcagggaaaggatctggagggatggcccacaaacaaccattacattcagagaatgaaacagtttcctgtttctataaatttcttcattatgtcttggtggctgaatagcaacatgtgtgccatccacaaccccaataacatgtgggaagcgactaccaccttcctcaaattgccgcttcaccacatctagggcaccaacatccaaaggcatatcaatgaattgcttcacccgctttaggaaagcctggcagacacgccgcaggaccttactgaactggccctgcgacatgccaaccaggtctcccacaacatgttgatatgaggctgtagccaaaaaatgtaacacagcaaggaattgtgtcaatggtggtattgctgtaggataccgaatttcagactccagatcactttctattatggagagagtgtctaggattagatgtggtggcagcctgtatctacgcaccaccacatcatctggcatcccaaaaagtaggacacgggttctgaaaattggtggcctagcacgcctccgttgccttggttgatgaggagccggttgtggttgtggggctggcggttggggtgggagtgctggcgtgggttggggaggtagggcttctgctgcgataaatatcgacataacacacttttttgagataaaaacaaaaaaatgtttaatactccaaaattatttattaaaaaatatacaaacaataaatgtataaaaaaaggtggagtcaacttactgcaggagcgtacgacattatttctgggttcaattcaggaacaaaatatttaaaaaaaaaaaaagacatatgtTAATTTGAGAAAAACCAAAAATGTTAGTTTCTAGATTtctgagcatcaaacacatcacaaacaccataaaacaaatataaataaaaataaaataaaggaaaaaattcAATCAAGTAACAAAAAAAAACCATTTAGTAGCTAGGCCAGGCAAGAAAa
Proteins encoded in this window:
- the LOC134957796 gene encoding putative nuclease HARBI1, with protein sequence MSIFIAAEALPPQPTPALPPQPPAPQPQPAPHQPRQRRRARPPIFRTRVLLFGMPDDVVVRRYRLPPHLILDTLSIIESDLESEIRYPTAIPPLTQFLAVLHFLATASYQHVVGDLVGMSQGQFSKVLRRVCQAFLKRVKQFIDMPLDVGALDVVKRQFEEGGSRFPHVIGVVDGTHVAIQPPRHNEEIYRNRKLFHSLNVMVVCGPSLQILSLNAKFTGSSHDAYVIRQSGIWQRLRASQRADMWLLGDRGYPCTPWLMTPYRNPRPGPQMAFNSALTATRQLVERTIGVLKGRFRVLHRTGGDIMYSPEMASKIVVLCAILHNIAVRSSVELPQAEELPDEEPGVVRHFGGGSVTRRGSQVRARIVGEYFS